One genomic region from Thermus thermamylovorans encodes:
- a CDS encoding sugar transferase, which yields MDTLRERHATVRTRPLPGLTALALLLADLLALLLAWGLALLFRAATGGSIDPLLYLRLLPALLGFPLLFGAFGLYPALGLHPAQELRRLATATALGFLLLATGAFLSKSGPLYSRLSFLLAFALALLFLPLGRALLRHLFARKAWWGGGVVVAGEGKEALARLLQEAPLLGLKPVSRPEGAYALLVAGSLSGEEALALLHRFPRVLVVPSGPHGLLWAEVRDLGGVGALEVRQNLLLPGNLLLKRALDLVGGVLLLVPFLLLYPVVALLLWREDPGPVLYRHLRVGQGGRRFYALKFRTMRQDGEEVLRRYLEANPEAQAEWARDRKLREDPRVLRVGKWLRRLSLDELPQALNVLKGEMSLVGPRPVTEEELERYGEALELYLRVKPGLTGLWQVSGRNGVPYERRVALDRYYVQNWSVWLDLYLLARTFYTLLKREGAW from the coding sequence ATGGACACCCTTCGGGAACGCCACGCCACAGTAAGGACCCGCCCCCTGCCGGGCCTCACCGCCCTCGCCCTCCTCCTCGCCGACCTCCTGGCCCTCCTCCTGGCTTGGGGCCTGGCCCTCCTCTTCCGGGCGGCCACGGGGGGAAGCATCGATCCCCTCCTCTACCTGCGCCTCCTCCCCGCCCTCCTGGGGTTTCCCCTCCTCTTCGGGGCCTTCGGGCTCTACCCCGCCTTGGGCCTGCACCCGGCGCAGGAACTCCGGCGCCTGGCCACCGCCACCGCCTTGGGCTTCCTCCTCCTGGCCACCGGGGCCTTCCTCTCCAAGTCGGGGCCCCTTTACTCCCGGCTCTCCTTCCTCCTGGCCTTCGCCCTGGCCCTCCTTTTCCTCCCCCTGGGGCGGGCCCTCCTCCGCCACCTCTTCGCCCGGAAGGCCTGGTGGGGGGGCGGGGTGGTGGTGGCCGGGGAGGGCAAGGAGGCCCTGGCGAGGCTCCTTCAGGAGGCTCCCCTCCTGGGCCTGAAGCCCGTCTCCCGCCCGGAAGGGGCCTACGCCCTCCTGGTGGCGGGAAGCCTCTCCGGGGAGGAGGCCTTGGCCCTCCTCCACCGCTTCCCCAGGGTGCTGGTGGTGCCCTCAGGGCCGCACGGCCTCCTCTGGGCGGAGGTGCGGGACCTGGGGGGGGTGGGGGCCCTCGAGGTGCGCCAGAACCTCCTCCTGCCCGGAAACCTCCTCCTCAAGCGGGCCCTGGACCTGGTGGGCGGGGTACTCCTCCTGGTGCCCTTCCTCCTCCTCTACCCCGTGGTGGCCCTCCTCCTCTGGCGGGAAGACCCTGGGCCCGTCCTCTACCGCCACCTGCGGGTGGGCCAGGGGGGAAGGCGGTTCTACGCCCTCAAGTTCCGCACCATGCGCCAAGACGGGGAGGAGGTGTTGCGGCGCTACCTGGAGGCCAACCCGGAGGCCCAGGCGGAGTGGGCGCGGGACAGGAAGCTCCGGGAAGACCCCAGGGTGCTGCGGGTGGGCAAGTGGCTCAGGCGCCTCTCCCTGGACGAGCTTCCCCAAGCCCTGAACGTCCTCAAGGGGGAGATGAGCCTGGTGGGGCCGAGGCCGGTGACGGAGGAGGAGCTTGAGCGCTACGGAGAAGCCCTGGAGCTTTACCTGAGGGTGAAGCCCGGCCTCACGGGCCTCTGGCAGGTTTCCGGCAGGAACGGGGTGCCCTACGAGCGGCGGGTGGCCCTGGACCGCTACTACGTGCAGAACTGGTCGGTGTGGCTGGACCTGTACCTGCTGGCCCGCACCTTTTACACTCTGCTAAAACGAGAAGGCGCTTGGTGA
- a CDS encoding lipopolysaccharide biosynthesis protein, which yields MGLYSIQATNVLFPLLTLPYLSRVLGPESFGLYATGQALSLFLQGLLEYGLALSGTREVSKHRNEKEFLSQLLASALTARLLLTIPATFLSILAFFSLPMLKGQVALTLAASAWAFAFSLNPTWFFLGLERVRMVAFLEVLPRALSALGIFSFVKEPSQAYLPLLLNALATLLASAIGILFLRGEIGVRLASPREGAALLKTGLPLFVFRIAAGLQATASVFILGLFVPSGQVGLYAAVDRVVKPLTVAWEPFNRLFSARLAYLAQTDSSRGNALGRQVFGVMVGLGLLGTVVIYLAAPTLVPLLLGGKYAEGVGIMRILSLILPLSAVAHFLGAQWMLPHGMDRPLAGIALLAVFLSVIIGSLSAHFLGILGMAWTEVLTTALIALARLGYLARAKRLPWQNRAGA from the coding sequence ATGGGCCTTTACAGCATTCAGGCAACGAACGTCCTTTTCCCCCTCCTAACCCTCCCGTATCTATCCAGAGTGCTTGGGCCCGAGTCGTTCGGACTTTACGCAACAGGCCAAGCTTTGTCGTTGTTTTTGCAGGGCCTATTAGAGTATGGACTAGCCCTTTCGGGTACAAGAGAGGTGTCTAAACACCGCAACGAAAAAGAGTTCCTCTCACAGCTTCTGGCTAGTGCCTTGACAGCTCGGCTTCTCCTTACAATCCCCGCAACCTTTTTGAGCATACTTGCCTTTTTTAGCCTCCCCATGCTCAAAGGGCAGGTAGCTCTCACACTAGCAGCCTCCGCATGGGCTTTCGCTTTTAGCCTAAACCCTACCTGGTTTTTCCTGGGCCTCGAGCGGGTGCGCATGGTGGCCTTCCTGGAGGTTTTGCCTCGCGCATTGTCCGCCCTCGGGATTTTCTCCTTTGTGAAGGAACCGAGCCAAGCGTATCTGCCGCTTCTTCTCAACGCCCTAGCCACCTTGCTGGCAAGCGCCATCGGTATCCTCTTCTTAAGAGGAGAAATCGGTGTCCGCCTAGCATCTCCCCGAGAAGGAGCCGCTCTCCTGAAAACTGGGCTTCCCCTGTTCGTGTTCCGGATAGCGGCAGGGTTGCAAGCCACAGCCAGCGTGTTCATTTTGGGTTTATTTGTCCCGTCGGGCCAAGTGGGCCTCTACGCTGCCGTGGATAGGGTGGTCAAACCCCTTACAGTTGCATGGGAACCGTTCAATCGGTTGTTTTCCGCCCGGTTGGCTTACCTTGCCCAAACCGATTCTTCTAGGGGCAATGCCTTAGGGCGGCAAGTGTTCGGGGTTATGGTTGGGTTAGGTCTTTTAGGAACGGTAGTCATCTACCTTGCCGCTCCCACCTTGGTTCCTCTACTTTTGGGCGGAAAATACGCAGAGGGTGTCGGCATCATGCGCATTTTGAGCCTTATCTTGCCCCTCTCAGCCGTGGCCCATTTTCTTGGCGCCCAATGGATGCTCCCGCACGGTATGGACCGCCCTCTAGCCGGAATTGCGCTTCTTGCTGTCTTTTTAAGCGTCATTATCGGTTCCTTATCCGCTCATTTCCTAGGAATCCTAGGTATGGCTTGGACGGAGGTACTGACAACCGCTTTGATCGCTTTAGCTCGTTTGGGCTATCTCGCAAGGGCAAAGCGTCTACCCTGGCAGAATAGGGCGGGGGCGTAG
- a CDS encoding O-antigen ligase family protein, whose protein sequence is MVGVLVLGYLRALADPGLGERVAWAVVGGASLLALGAGLEVLTQRGLYYPASPGSLPLVTFPGKGHLAAYFVLGFGVAAGLYLQGKGKAWPLLVLLGLSAFALGLTYNRAGMGGVALAALLVLWKAPRKGLVVLLVAAMGIASGWKAVALANPGGGREVASAHTFFTRLYFWKAALGGIAERPLLGWGGGVFESYWASYLSHEDKTAFVREELGREGYTKDYILPPGPVVFILHANGETQVLRIYLFRAHNFMLEIALKWGVPGLVLFLLILVWSVLARGEWALRLGLVALLPYLLMWFLMAEYEPSAYLVLGLLCAKNASRPQALAQGLEG, encoded by the coding sequence ATGGTGGGGGTGTTGGTCTTGGGCTACCTGAGGGCCCTTGCCGACCCTGGCCTAGGGGAGCGGGTGGCCTGGGCGGTTGTGGGGGGAGCCTCCCTCCTGGCCCTGGGAGCGGGGCTGGAGGTGCTCACCCAGCGGGGTCTTTACTACCCGGCAAGCCCAGGAAGCCTGCCCCTGGTGACCTTTCCCGGCAAAGGGCACCTGGCGGCCTACTTCGTCCTGGGCTTCGGGGTGGCGGCGGGGCTGTACCTGCAGGGCAAGGGGAAGGCTTGGCCTCTCCTTGTGCTTCTGGGGCTTAGCGCTTTTGCCCTGGGCCTCACCTACAACCGGGCGGGGATGGGGGGCGTTGCCTTGGCGGCGCTTCTTGTGCTTTGGAAGGCCCCCCGCAAGGGGCTTGTGGTCCTCTTGGTGGCCGCCATGGGGATAGCATCCGGCTGGAAAGCCGTGGCCCTGGCCAACCCCGGTGGAGGCCGGGAGGTGGCCAGTGCCCACACCTTCTTTACCCGCCTTTACTTCTGGAAGGCAGCGCTTGGTGGGATTGCCGAGCGGCCGCTGTTAGGATGGGGTGGAGGAGTTTTCGAATCCTACTGGGCTAGTTATTTGTCCCATGAAGACAAAACCGCCTTCGTCCGAGAAGAGTTGGGAAGGGAAGGATATACAAAAGATTACATCCTACCTCCAGGGCCTGTTGTCTTCATTCTGCACGCCAACGGAGAAACCCAAGTTCTTCGCATCTATCTTTTTCGGGCTCACAACTTTATGCTTGAGATCGCCCTTAAATGGGGTGTTCCTGGCCTTGTTCTTTTCCTGCTTATCCTGGTTTGGTCCGTTTTAGCCAGGGGAGAGTGGGCTTTGCGCTTAGGCCTCGTAGCTCTATTGCCGTATTTGTTGATGTGGTTTCTGATGGCCGAATATGAACCCAGTGCTTATTTGGTCTTAGGCCTCCTTTGTGCTAAAAACGCTTCAAGGCCTCAGGCACTTGCCCAAGGCCTTGAAGGGTAG
- a CDS encoding prepilin-type N-terminal cleavage/methylation domain-containing protein, giving the protein MRNAKGFTLIELLIVIAIIAILAAVLIPNLIGARRRAFDAAALQCARTIALVAEGSRIENAQTGSYQFDSSSVGVFDPKSCQDVNVVSGAYPASAAETFTIQIRHKQGFKTFTITGDSTGVTIK; this is encoded by the coding sequence ATGCGGAACGCAAAAGGTTTCACCCTGATTGAGCTCCTGATCGTCATCGCCATCATCGCCATCCTGGCGGCGGTGCTGATCCCCAACCTCATCGGGGCCCGCAGGCGGGCCTTCGACGCCGCCGCCCTGCAGTGCGCCCGGACGATCGCTTTGGTGGCGGAAGGCTCCAGGATAGAAAATGCCCAAACAGGCAGTTACCAATTTGACTCAAGTAGTGTGGGGGTTTTTGACCCAAAATCTTGTCAAGATGTAAACGTTGTCTCCGGGGCATATCCCGCGAGTGCGGCAGAGACTTTTACGATTCAAATCCGGCATAAACAGGGATTCAAAACATTTACAATTACAGGCGACTCCACGGGTGTAACAATCAAATAG